The proteins below come from a single Flavobacteriales bacterium genomic window:
- a CDS encoding glycosyltransferase family 9 protein, protein MKILVVRFSSIGDIVLTTPVIRALKKQLGAEVHYLTKKAFTPVLVDNPYIDKLWTIEKGIDEVTQALRAEAFDRVVDLHHNLRTARFKKALGVPSTAFKKHNIEKWLYVNFKWNLMPCVHIVDRYLDAAKPLGVKDDGQGLDYFLGPDDAPDRSRIPESHHYGYIAFVIGGQHPGKMLPEHKIAEICRGVEQPVMLLGGPEDADKGERIATEVGEQVFNAAGKFKLNESAALVRDADAVITHDTGLMHIAAAFQKKIISIWGATVPEFGMYPFRPGAGSAQIEPKGSRDRPHSKLGDNKWYKPNFRGMEKVSVDEVLAAVHEQSNAY, encoded by the coding sequence GTGAAAATCCTCGTGGTCCGTTTTAGCAGTATCGGCGACATTGTCCTCACAACGCCGGTGATCCGCGCGCTCAAAAAGCAGCTCGGCGCCGAGGTGCATTACCTCACCAAAAAGGCCTTTACCCCCGTTTTGGTTGACAACCCGTACATCGATAAGCTCTGGACCATCGAAAAGGGTATCGATGAGGTGACTCAGGCCCTGCGGGCCGAAGCGTTCGATCGCGTCGTTGATCTTCACCACAATCTGCGTACGGCTCGGTTCAAAAAAGCGCTGGGCGTGCCGTCCACGGCCTTTAAGAAACACAACATCGAAAAGTGGCTTTACGTCAATTTTAAGTGGAACCTCATGCCCTGCGTGCACATCGTGGATCGGTATCTAGATGCCGCGAAACCGCTCGGAGTAAAAGATGACGGCCAGGGGCTCGATTATTTTCTCGGTCCCGATGACGCCCCCGATCGATCGCGCATTCCCGAAAGTCACCACTACGGATACATCGCCTTTGTGATCGGTGGTCAACACCCCGGCAAAATGCTGCCCGAACACAAGATCGCAGAGATTTGCCGAGGCGTAGAGCAGCCGGTGATGCTCTTGGGCGGACCCGAAGATGCCGACAAAGGCGAACGCATAGCCACCGAAGTGGGTGAGCAGGTTTTCAACGCGGCCGGAAAATTCAAGCTTAACGAGAGTGCTGCTTTGGTGCGCGATGCCGATGCCGTGATAACGCACGATACCGGGCTCATGCACATCGCTGCCGCCTTTCAAAAAAAGATCATCAGTATTTGGGGCGCTACGGTTCCCGAATTCGGGATGTATCCGTTTCGACCAGGAGCCGGAAGCGCACAAATCGAGCCGAAAGGCTCCCGGGATCGGCCGCATTCCAAGCTAGGCGACAATAAGTGGTATAAGCCCAATTTTAGGGGGATGGAGAAAGTATCGGTGGATGAAGTCTTAGCGGCTGTTCATGAACAGTCTAATGCTTATTGA
- a CDS encoding ABC transporter permease, which produces MNLSWYIARRYLVSKKRTNAVNWITRISMLGVAVCTAALFIILSVFNGFEGLLLDLYGAFDPDIRIRPAIGKIFSTDSLDLGALRHDDRVAHYSEVLEEKAILRYRQREYVATIRGVDTSFRSLTGLDSLMWQGRFFTADDDQDLAVLGKGVSYYLGMGLQDMYNPLYLYIPKPGATMSTRPEDAFRISGLFPIGIFSVQADFDGEYVLVPISFMRGVLQADPPEVSALEFRCTSDRAMEELSDEWAQLLGDDYIVENRFELHSVFYKVMQTEKWAVFGIFTFIVLIATFNLIGSITMLMLEKKQDIATFRSMGVQGSTIRRIFFAEGLLINGLGAAIGLTLGILLCWGQITFGWVRLGASGAFIIDAYPVHMSGMDALVTVAMVLVIGSIASYLPVRQLAKNS; this is translated from the coding sequence GTGAACCTCTCGTGGTACATCGCACGGCGCTACCTCGTTTCTAAAAAGCGCACCAACGCCGTAAACTGGATCACCCGCATCTCCATGCTCGGCGTGGCCGTTTGTACCGCAGCCCTCTTCATCATCCTCAGTGTTTTCAACGGCTTCGAAGGCCTTCTGCTCGATCTTTACGGCGCCTTCGACCCCGATATTCGCATACGCCCTGCCATCGGAAAGATCTTCTCCACCGACAGTCTTGATTTGGGTGCCTTGCGGCACGATGATCGCGTAGCGCACTATTCCGAAGTCCTCGAGGAAAAAGCAATACTGAGGTATCGCCAACGAGAGTATGTGGCCACCATTCGCGGAGTCGATACGAGCTTTAGATCATTAACCGGTCTCGACAGCCTGATGTGGCAAGGTCGTTTCTTCACCGCGGACGATGATCAAGACCTAGCTGTGCTCGGTAAAGGGGTCTCGTACTACCTCGGAATGGGACTGCAGGATATGTACAATCCGCTTTATCTCTACATCCCAAAACCGGGTGCCACCATGAGTACCCGCCCCGAAGACGCCTTCCGCATCAGTGGACTCTTTCCCATAGGTATCTTTTCCGTACAAGCCGATTTCGACGGCGAATACGTGCTGGTGCCCATTTCATTCATGCGGGGGGTACTCCAAGCCGATCCGCCCGAAGTATCCGCGCTCGAGTTCCGATGCACATCGGACCGTGCTATGGAAGAGCTCAGCGATGAATGGGCCCAACTCCTCGGCGATGATTACATCGTTGAGAATCGCTTTGAACTGCACTCGGTATTCTACAAGGTCATGCAGACCGAAAAATGGGCCGTATTTGGCATCTTCACCTTTATCGTGCTCATCGCCACCTTCAACCTCATAGGCTCCATCACGATGCTCATGCTCGAGAAAAAGCAGGATATCGCCACCTTCCGCAGCATGGGCGTCCAAGGTTCAACCATTCGGCGGATATTTTTCGCGGAGGGACTCCTCATCAATGGTCTCGGTGCCGCGATCGGTTTAACTCTCGGAATACTCTTGTGCTGGGGTCAAATAACCTTCGGATGGGTGCGTCTTGGGGCTTCGGGCGCGTTCATCATTGACGCATATCCGGTTCATATGAGTGGAATGGACGCCTTGGTTACCGTGGCCATGGTGTTGGTCATCGGTTCTATTGCCTCGTACCTTCCCGTTAGGCAGCTCGCGAAGAATTCTTGA
- the dusB gene encoding tRNA dihydrouridine synthase DusB: MVKIADIKLGDFPLLLAPMEDVSDPPFRELCKEQGADLMYTEFISSEGLIRDAAKSRMKLDIFEYERPVGIQIFGNEIESMKESAAICAEAGPDIIDINYGCPVKKVACKGAGAGILQDIPKMVRMTEEIVKSTDLPVTVKTRLGWDENSKHIVEVAERLQDVGIKAISIHGRTRKQMYKGEADWTLIGAVKENPRMHIPVFGNGDIDTPEKAVEWKNKYGVDGVMIGRASIGNPWIFRDIKHYIATGELLDPPTIEECSEMARRLLQKAVQWKGERLGIVETRRHYTNYFKGIPNFKDTRLALCTSESYDELMGLFDQIPAEFGQHSFA; this comes from the coding sequence ATGGTAAAGATCGCTGACATAAAATTAGGGGATTTCCCGCTGTTGCTCGCTCCCATGGAGGACGTGAGTGACCCGCCCTTTCGCGAGTTGTGTAAGGAGCAGGGAGCCGATCTCATGTACACGGAATTCATTTCGTCCGAAGGGCTTATTCGCGATGCGGCGAAGAGTCGCATGAAGCTCGATATTTTCGAGTATGAGCGTCCGGTCGGGATTCAGATCTTCGGAAACGAGATCGAATCGATGAAGGAATCAGCGGCCATTTGCGCTGAAGCGGGGCCCGATATCATCGACATCAACTACGGCTGCCCTGTCAAGAAGGTGGCGTGCAAAGGTGCCGGTGCGGGGATCTTACAAGATATCCCGAAGATGGTGCGCATGACCGAAGAGATCGTGAAGTCGACCGACTTGCCGGTAACCGTGAAGACCCGCCTCGGGTGGGATGAGAATTCAAAGCACATCGTCGAGGTGGCAGAGCGTTTGCAAGACGTGGGAATCAAGGCTATTTCGATCCATGGGCGCACGCGAAAGCAGATGTATAAAGGAGAGGCCGATTGGACCTTGATCGGCGCGGTAAAGGAAAACCCTCGCATGCATATTCCCGTATTCGGCAATGGAGATATCGATACACCGGAGAAGGCAGTAGAATGGAAGAATAAGTACGGCGTCGATGGCGTCATGATCGGTCGGGCGAGTATTGGTAACCCGTGGATCTTCCGCGACATCAAGCACTATATCGCCACTGGTGAGCTCCTGGATCCTCCCACCATTGAGGAGTGCTCCGAAATGGCGCGTAGACTACTTCAGAAGGCCGTTCAGTGGAAGGGAGAGCGTTTGGGTATCGTTGAGACTCGACGACACTACACGAACTATTTCAAGGGTATTCCCAACTTCAAAGACACTCGCTTGGCACTTTGCACTAGTGAGAGCTACGATGAGCTTATGGGCTTATTCGATCAGATTCCAGCCGAATTCGGCCAACACAGCTTCGCCTAA
- a CDS encoding MotA/TolQ/ExbB proton channel family protein — translation MKKALSLLAIAGLLSFGAVGVYAQEDSTATENTEMMADSAATDSVAAMEEEAEEEAPATGEASQDEEMMEAAAEDRGFHQVVKQKFIEGRATFMGIVLVCLILGLAIAIERIIYLNLATTNTNKLLTDVEEALKSGGVEAAKEVCRNTRGPVASIFYQGLERSDEGIDMVEKSVISYGSVQMGLLERGISWISLFIALAPMLGFMGTVIGMIEAFDSIEAAGDISPSLVARGIKVALLTTVFGLITAIILQIFYNIIVAKVDSLVNSMEDASISLVDILVKNSK, via the coding sequence ATGAAAAAAGCGTTATCACTTCTGGCAATTGCAGGTTTGTTGAGCTTTGGCGCCGTGGGCGTTTATGCGCAAGAAGACAGCACTGCTACCGAAAACACTGAAATGATGGCAGATTCTGCTGCCACCGATTCAGTTGCTGCGATGGAAGAAGAAGCAGAAGAAGAAGCTCCTGCAACTGGAGAGGCCTCTCAAGATGAGGAAATGATGGAAGCCGCAGCAGAAGATCGTGGATTCCACCAAGTTGTTAAACAAAAGTTCATCGAGGGTCGTGCCACTTTCATGGGTATTGTTTTGGTTTGTTTGATCCTCGGTTTGGCGATCGCCATTGAGCGTATCATCTACTTGAACCTTGCGACTACCAACACCAACAAATTGCTTACCGATGTTGAGGAAGCTTTGAAAAGCGGTGGTGTTGAAGCTGCGAAAGAAGTTTGCCGTAATACTCGCGGCCCTGTAGCAAGTATCTTCTACCAAGGTTTGGAGCGTTCCGACGAAGGAATCGACATGGTCGAGAAGTCTGTGATCTCTTACGGGTCTGTTCAGATGGGTCTATTGGAGCGCGGTATTTCTTGGATCTCTCTCTTTATCGCCCTGGCTCCGATGCTCGGGTTCATGGGAACGGTAATCGGTATGATCGAAGCCTTTGACTCGATCGAAGCTGCCGGAGATATTTCACCATCACTCGTTGCACGTGGTATTAAAGTGGCCCTTTTGACCACGGTATTCGGTTTGATCACGGCGATCATCTTGCAGATTTTCTACAACATTATCGTTGCCAAAGTCGATAGCTTGGTGAACAGCATGGAAGATGCTTCTATCAGCTTGGTCGACATCCTAGTGAAGAACTCCAAATAA
- a CDS encoding biopolymer transporter ExbD codes for MSKFKDQKSKESPGISTASLPDIVFMLLFFFMVTTVMREVKLVVEVSLPEAGEVQKIQKKSLVSYIYVGKPLQGIRATYGKEPRIQLNDAFASVDDIQEFVAQEREARSEQEAKRLVNSIKADIDVKMGIITDIKQELRKAQSYKINYATRRTLE; via the coding sequence ATGTCAAAGTTTAAAGATCAAAAATCGAAAGAGAGTCCCGGGATCTCAACAGCATCCCTTCCGGATATCGTTTTCATGCTGCTCTTCTTTTTCATGGTAACCACGGTTATGCGCGAGGTAAAACTCGTTGTCGAAGTGAGTCTGCCCGAAGCTGGAGAAGTGCAAAAGATCCAGAAAAAGAGCCTCGTTAGCTATATCTACGTGGGTAAACCCTTACAGGGCATCCGCGCCACGTACGGTAAAGAGCCACGCATTCAGCTCAACGATGCTTTTGCTTCTGTAGACGACATCCAGGAATTCGTTGCTCAGGAACGCGAAGCGCGCTCCGAGCAAGAAGCCAAGCGATTGGTGAATTCCATTAAAGCGGATATCGATGTAAAGATGGGTATCATTACGGACATCAAGCAAGAATTGCGTAAGGCTCAGTCTTACAAGATCAACTACGCTACTCGCCGTACGCTAGAATAG
- a CDS encoding SPOR domain-containing protein, with translation MKVEDYVGKLLYRFDCVIVPGWGGLVSSYRPARIHPVTHIMNPPAKALSFNQLLTKNDGLLANEVAAGESCSYDEALTLIEQNVREMRGELELHHAVDWEHIGIFQLGEEGKILFKAHNEINYLVDSFGLSVLRSPAIQRQERKVVTLDKEDSVLPASAQSTSRRGWWRAAAVLVPLVGIAALSWWQRDAVTEGVHAGILNFTATGPELYEPRTEEEVLLPLEESKADDWWAIAHENAQPKPEVPNPVERSTTNTTANTNNTASTHNTANTSSFHVIAGCFSNESNAEKLLHRLRAEGVPAERIGTTATGLHIVTYESFASRREALEALARIKREHSAEAWLLKK, from the coding sequence ATGAAGGTAGAAGATTACGTAGGTAAATTGTTGTATCGGTTCGACTGTGTCATCGTTCCCGGATGGGGAGGGTTGGTGAGTTCGTACCGCCCGGCCAGGATTCACCCCGTAACGCATATTATGAATCCGCCCGCAAAGGCACTCTCCTTCAATCAACTGCTGACCAAAAACGACGGCTTGTTGGCCAACGAGGTAGCGGCTGGCGAAAGCTGCAGCTACGATGAAGCCTTGACCTTGATCGAGCAAAACGTCCGCGAAATGCGTGGTGAGCTCGAATTGCATCATGCCGTGGACTGGGAGCACATTGGTATTTTTCAATTGGGCGAGGAGGGCAAGATCCTCTTTAAAGCGCATAACGAAATCAACTACTTGGTCGACTCGTTCGGTTTAAGTGTCTTGCGATCTCCGGCCATTCAGCGGCAGGAGCGTAAGGTGGTGACCTTGGATAAAGAAGATTCTGTATTGCCGGCTTCTGCACAGTCGACATCGCGTCGCGGATGGTGGCGAGCGGCGGCGGTTTTGGTTCCCTTGGTCGGAATTGCAGCCCTGAGTTGGTGGCAGCGCGATGCTGTAACCGAAGGTGTACATGCAGGAATCTTGAATTTTACCGCGACCGGACCCGAACTCTACGAACCGCGCACCGAAGAAGAGGTGTTGCTTCCATTAGAAGAGTCAAAGGCCGACGACTGGTGGGCCATTGCGCACGAAAACGCCCAGCCAAAACCCGAAGTGCCTAACCCGGTAGAGCGTTCAACCACCAATACCACAGCCAACACTAATAACACTGCTAGCACTCATAACACTGCTAACACTTCTTCATTCCACGTTATTGCCGGCTGTTTCTCGAACGAATCGAATGCCGAAAAGCTACTACATCGATTGAGAGCTGAAGGAGTTCCTGCGGAACGCATTGGGACCACCGCCACGGGCTTGCACATTGTGACGTACGAGAGTTTTGCATCGCGCCGCGAGGCGCTGGAAGCCCTAGCCCGCATCAAGCGCGAACACAGTGCGGAGGCTTGGCTCCTGAAAAAATAG
- a CDS encoding TatD family hydrolase, which translates to MTLTDTHTHIYLDVFDDDRDAMMQRAIDAGVERLFLPNIDLSSIDAVKGLAARWPTRVWPMMGLHPCSVQENWSETLDAIEEELRGDTKYVAVGEIGIDLYWNKSALPWQVEAFKRQIGWAKELDLPIVIHCRDSFDEIFEVLAETQDGTLRGVLHCFTGNEEQAERTVELGMMLGLGGVLTFKNSGVDKAVGAIPMGHIVLETDSPYLAPTPHRGKRNESAYVALVAEKLAEVKGLTLSEVTEVTTENSKRLFGV; encoded by the coding sequence ATGACATTGACCGACACGCACACGCATATTTATTTGGATGTCTTCGACGACGACCGCGACGCCATGATGCAGCGCGCCATCGACGCCGGGGTTGAGCGCCTTTTTCTACCGAATATCGACCTCTCCTCTATAGATGCGGTTAAGGGCCTCGCGGCCCGATGGCCAACCCGGGTATGGCCGATGATGGGACTCCACCCGTGCAGTGTTCAGGAAAATTGGAGCGAAACGCTCGATGCCATTGAAGAGGAATTGCGGGGCGATACGAAGTATGTGGCGGTCGGTGAAATTGGCATTGACTTGTACTGGAACAAGAGCGCCTTGCCGTGGCAGGTAGAGGCCTTTAAACGGCAAATCGGCTGGGCCAAGGAGTTGGATTTGCCGATCGTGATCCACTGTCGCGATTCGTTCGACGAGATCTTCGAGGTGCTCGCAGAGACTCAGGACGGCACGCTGCGCGGCGTTTTGCACTGCTTTACGGGAAACGAAGAACAAGCCGAACGGACGGTTGAACTTGGCATGATGCTCGGTTTGGGCGGGGTGCTGACCTTTAAGAACAGCGGGGTAGACAAAGCCGTAGGCGCAATACCCATGGGGCACATCGTTTTGGAGACCGACAGTCCGTATTTAGCACCGACGCCGCATCGAGGCAAGCGGAACGAATCGGCCTATGTAGCTTTGGTAGCGGAGAAATTGGCTGAAGTAAAAGGTCTAACTTTGAGCGAAGTGACCGAGGTCACCACGGAAAACAGTAAACGATTATTCGGCGTATGA
- a CDS encoding acyl-CoA thioesterase → MKARSPQDSLAILTEIVLPNDTNNLNNLMGGRLLHWMDIACAISAHRHCKRIVVTASVNNVSFNMAIPQGSIVTLEAKVSRAFSSSMEVFCDVWVEDNNNPDKKTKANEAIYTFVAVDQLGNPIQVPPLEPENEIEKQRFDGALRRRQLSLILSGKMNPEEATELKALFLPEGNS, encoded by the coding sequence ATGAAGGCCAGATCGCCGCAAGATTCCCTAGCTATTTTGACCGAGATCGTTCTTCCGAACGACACCAACAATCTCAACAATTTGATGGGAGGTCGCTTGTTGCATTGGATGGACATCGCCTGTGCTATTTCGGCCCATCGCCACTGCAAGCGCATCGTGGTGACGGCTTCGGTGAACAACGTATCGTTCAATATGGCCATTCCACAGGGGTCGATCGTGACCCTCGAGGCCAAGGTGAGCCGTGCATTCAGCTCCTCCATGGAGGTCTTTTGCGACGTGTGGGTCGAGGACAACAACAACCCCGATAAAAAGACCAAGGCCAATGAGGCCATTTACACCTTTGTGGCCGTGGATCAATTGGGTAACCCCATTCAAGTTCCGCCGTTGGAGCCCGAAAACGAGATCGAAAAGCAGCGCTTCGATGGGGCCCTGCGCCGCCGTCAGTTGAGTTTGATCTTGAGCGGTAAAATGAATCCGGAGGAGGCAACTGAGCTCAAAGCACTCTTTTTACCAGAGGGGAATTCTTAA
- the kdsB gene encoding 3-deoxy-manno-octulosonate cytidylyltransferase, whose translation MRAVVVIPARYESSRFPGKPLANVLGKAMILRVVEQALLAVPHVLVATDDSRIYEAVRASGREAQMTSEEHTSGTDRIGEAVRGLNLAPPDVVINVQVDEPFIAPEQIEAVLNLFEDESVEIGTLVRRVTNPSVLDNPNTPKVARALSGEALYFSRSCIPFIRNANESVDHWQHVGLYAYRLRVLEKLVALPPSPLERAESLEQLRWLENGYRIYCAETDQETWAIDTPEDLARVEAHFGEKA comes from the coding sequence ATGCGTGCCGTAGTCGTTATCCCTGCCCGATATGAGAGCTCCAGATTTCCGGGAAAGCCCCTGGCCAATGTGCTCGGAAAGGCCATGATCCTGAGGGTCGTGGAACAGGCTCTGTTGGCCGTTCCCCACGTGTTGGTCGCCACGGACGACAGCCGAATTTACGAGGCTGTTCGCGCATCGGGCCGCGAGGCCCAAATGACTTCCGAAGAACATACGAGCGGCACGGATCGCATTGGCGAGGCCGTTCGGGGTTTGAACTTGGCTCCGCCAGACGTGGTCATCAATGTGCAGGTCGACGAGCCGTTCATTGCGCCGGAGCAGATCGAAGCCGTGCTCAACCTTTTTGAAGACGAGTCAGTGGAGATCGGAACGCTGGTGCGTCGGGTTACGAATCCTTCAGTTCTAGATAATCCGAATACGCCTAAAGTAGCGCGGGCGCTGAGTGGTGAAGCCCTCTATTTCAGCCGTTCGTGTATCCCGTTCATTCGGAATGCGAATGAGTCGGTGGACCACTGGCAACACGTGGGCTTGTACGCCTATCGTTTGCGCGTTTTAGAAAAACTGGTAGCTTTGCCGCCCTCGCCGTTAGAGCGGGCCGAGAGTCTGGAGCAGCTTCGCTGGCTCGAGAATGGCTATCGGATCTACTGCGCGGAGACCGATCAAGAGACTTGGGCGATCGATACGCCGGAAGACTTGGCGAGGGTCGAAGCCCATTTTGGCGAAAAAGCTTAA
- a CDS encoding biopolymer transporter ExbD: MARKKRGVPEINAGSMADIAFLLLIFFLVTTRMDVDTGIIRELPPMPDENTPPPFDQANKRNLFIVLVNAYDQLLVNEEPTDIDNLKEKAKQFIDNNGDGSCTYCQGARNPKKSDNPSKAIVSLQNDRGTSYEMYITVQDQLAQAYTELRDRASMEKFGAVYGDLNDVQQDEINDMYPKLISEAEPKDVGES; encoded by the coding sequence ATGGCTCGTAAGAAAAGAGGAGTACCTGAAATCAACGCAGGATCGATGGCCGACATCGCCTTTCTGCTGTTGATCTTCTTCCTGGTAACGACGAGAATGGACGTGGATACGGGTATCATCCGTGAGCTGCCTCCAATGCCGGACGAAAACACCCCTCCGCCCTTCGACCAAGCGAATAAACGTAACCTTTTCATCGTGTTGGTGAACGCTTACGATCAATTATTGGTCAATGAAGAGCCCACTGATATCGACAACTTGAAAGAGAAGGCCAAGCAATTCATCGACAATAACGGCGATGGATCTTGTACCTACTGTCAAGGAGCTCGGAATCCGAAAAAATCGGATAACCCCAGCAAGGCCATCGTTTCGCTTCAAAACGACCGCGGAACCTCATACGAAATGTATATTACCGTTCAGGACCAATTGGCCCAAGCGTATACTGAGTTGAGAGATCGTGCGAGTATGGAAAAGTTCGGAGCGGTATATGGTGACCTTAACGATGTACAGCAAGACGAGATCAACGATATGTATCCGAAATTGATCTCCGAAGCAGAACCCAAAGACGTTGGTGAATCCTAA
- the rbfA gene encoding 30S ribosome-binding factor RbfA: protein MESQRLKKVNSVLQQDLGELLDAFARDHFRGTLVSVSEVRVAPDLSYAKVFVSVFPTDRQGAVMKQVGDATGHLRHQLGQRIRNQMRVVPDLDFRLDTTLDERDKVDQALKGKGENPIK, encoded by the coding sequence ATGGAAAGCCAGCGATTGAAGAAAGTAAACAGCGTATTGCAACAGGACCTCGGCGAACTGCTCGATGCCTTCGCGCGAGATCATTTTCGCGGTACACTCGTAAGTGTAAGTGAAGTGCGTGTGGCTCCCGATTTGAGCTATGCCAAAGTGTTCGTAAGTGTATTCCCCACCGATCGCCAAGGTGCCGTTATGAAGCAGGTAGGTGACGCCACCGGTCATCTGCGCCATCAACTCGGACAGCGTATCCGCAACCAAATGCGCGTAGTGCCCGATCTCGATTTTCGCCTCGACACTACACTCGACGAACGCGATAAAGTGGACCAGGCCCTGAAAGGAAAAGGCGAGAACCCGATCAAGTGA
- a CDS encoding asparaginase produces the protein MSRTPRILLFYTGGTIGMVKSPNSPALMPFDFGDLEAILPELEHIGCSIDFEVLDPIIDSSNMQPAVWARLAIDIYNRLDDYDGFVVLHGSDTMAYTASALSFMFEHLNKPAVFTGSQLPIGITRTDAKENLITSIEIAAAKGFRGKPLVQEVCIYFEYHLYRGNRTTKQSASRFEAFDSPNYPALAEAGVDLKFEENYLMKAPKLPVHLHTDLDTNVIGIKLFPGMQAKHLKHMLDTPGLKCAVIETFGSGNAPTAEPFIESLREAQENGVHLVNVTQCLRGRVQMGRYESSEALLDLGMVTGKDLTFEAAVTKAMYLLGQGWDGRSFKKRFEKSLRGELTD, from the coding sequence ATGAGCAGGACTCCGCGCATACTCTTGTTTTACACGGGCGGCACCATTGGCATGGTGAAGAGTCCGAATTCGCCCGCGTTGATGCCTTTCGACTTTGGCGATTTGGAAGCGATCTTGCCGGAGCTGGAGCACATTGGTTGCAGCATCGATTTTGAGGTGCTTGATCCGATCATCGACTCTTCGAACATGCAACCTGCCGTTTGGGCGCGATTGGCCATCGATATCTACAATAGGCTCGATGACTACGACGGGTTCGTGGTGTTGCACGGATCGGATACCATGGCGTATACCGCCAGTGCATTGAGCTTTATGTTCGAGCACCTGAACAAGCCCGCGGTATTTACCGGAAGTCAGCTTCCTATAGGGATCACCAGAACCGATGCCAAGGAAAACCTGATCACGAGTATTGAGATCGCAGCGGCGAAAGGGTTTCGCGGAAAGCCATTGGTTCAAGAGGTATGTATTTACTTCGAGTATCATTTATACCGCGGTAACCGCACTACCAAACAGAGTGCATCGCGATTCGAGGCCTTCGACTCGCCCAATTATCCGGCCTTGGCTGAAGCGGGGGTCGACCTCAAGTTCGAGGAGAACTACTTGATGAAAGCACCGAAACTGCCGGTGCATTTACATACCGATCTCGACACGAATGTGATCGGAATAAAATTATTTCCGGGCATGCAGGCCAAGCATTTGAAGCACATGCTGGACACCCCGGGACTTAAGTGCGCGGTGATCGAAACTTTTGGTTCGGGAAATGCGCCAACGGCGGAGCCATTTATTGAATCATTGCGCGAAGCACAAGAAAACGGCGTGCATCTCGTTAATGTGACACAGTGCCTTCGTGGACGCGTGCAAATGGGGCGGTACGAATCGAGCGAGGCCTTGCTGGACCTGGGAATGGTAACGGGTAAGGATCTCACTTTTGAAGCGGCTGTCACCAAGGCGATGTACCTTTTAGGACAGGGTTGGGACGGACGATCGTTCAAGAAGCGATTTGAAAAAAGCCTTCGAGGCGAACTGACGGACTGA
- a CDS encoding CPBP family intramembrane metalloprotease, whose amino-acid sequence MNTPISRVRTDLVELLFWVLIGLLFFSLLGVVTAQFLYDVPLLQDPQALFSGTPSARRALILSQSLTSIGIFAFPAIMWSWRRSGVRPELALDKALSGRLVSQGILLMIVAIPMLNALIYFCNSLHYPSWLQWWIDAGERNTGLLELFLDMNGFGDLAVNLFVMAILPALGEEMLFRGVIQPSLARRMNIHLAIWISALLFGLMHQNLVNLIPLTLLGGILGYLRYWSGSLWLPILAHYTNNSLLLIFTFILQRNGIGEEAVNQVGTPESGFFMAVISALLVGFNLWLIKNSSRAA is encoded by the coding sequence ATGAATACCCCCATAAGTAGAGTAAGAACGGATCTCGTCGAACTCTTGTTCTGGGTGCTGATAGGCCTGCTATTCTTTAGTTTACTCGGGGTCGTCACGGCTCAATTCCTCTACGATGTGCCTCTTTTGCAAGACCCTCAAGCCCTGTTTTCGGGCACCCCATCGGCCCGCAGGGCCCTCATACTTTCACAATCGCTCACGAGCATTGGCATATTTGCTTTCCCGGCGATCATGTGGTCGTGGCGGCGGAGTGGAGTACGCCCGGAACTAGCTTTGGATAAGGCCCTCTCGGGCCGATTAGTATCGCAGGGAATCCTGCTCATGATCGTGGCCATTCCGATGCTCAATGCGCTGATCTACTTTTGCAATTCGCTCCATTACCCGAGTTGGTTGCAGTGGTGGATCGATGCGGGCGAAAGGAACACCGGTTTGTTGGAGCTCTTTCTCGACATGAATGGCTTTGGCGATTTGGCCGTAAACCTGTTCGTGATGGCCATACTTCCCGCGCTGGGCGAAGAAATGCTGTTCCGAGGGGTCATTCAACCCTCCCTAGCTCGTCGAATGAACATCCACCTCGCTATTTGGATCTCGGCGTTACTCTTTGGGCTAATGCACCAGAACCTAGTGAACTTGATTCCACTGACCTTGTTGGGCGGAATACTGGGCTATCTTCGCTATTGGAGTGGTTCACTTTGGTTGCCCATACTGGCGCACTACACCAACAACAGTCTACTGCTCATCTTTACCTTTATTCTTCAGCGTAATGGCATTGGCGAAGAGGCGGTGAATCAGGTCGGAACGCCGGAGTCGGGCTTTTTTATGGCCGTGATCAGTGCCCTCTTGGTCGGATTCAATCTGTGGTTGATCAAGAATTCTTCGCGAGCTGCCTAA